One Chlorobaculum limnaeum genomic window carries:
- a CDS encoding IS5 family transposase: MKNINPLGFFDEHFLLERLTKLKDPLVKLETHIDWALFQPVLEIAFSKPANKSKMGRPPFDRTMMFKILILQSLYSLSDDQMEYQITDRLSFKRFLGLKSSDKVPDAKTIWHFRETLIREGLIEALFARFNQALDDQCIFANTGQIVDASFVEVPRQRNSRDENQQIKQGQTPEAWKANPNKLHQKDRDARWAKKNKMNFYGYKNHIKVDKGTKLISDYTVTDASVHDSQELETLLDQTDAGQPLYADAASIGQEASIEQCGMTNNVHEKANKHHKLTETQKASNQEKTRHRARVEHIFGFLTNSMKAMYIRTIGYDRATAKIGLANLTYNMMRCVQLNKKVYNVFLWG, from the coding sequence ATGAAGAACATCAATCCTCTGGGTTTTTTCGACGAGCATTTTCTCTTGGAACGCCTGACCAAGCTGAAAGATCCGCTGGTAAAGCTTGAAACACATATCGACTGGGCTCTCTTTCAGCCTGTCCTTGAGATCGCGTTCTCCAAGCCGGCCAACAAAAGCAAGATGGGACGTCCCCCGTTTGATCGCACCATGATGTTCAAGATTCTCATTCTGCAAAGCCTCTACAGCCTTTCGGACGACCAGATGGAGTACCAGATTACCGATCGTTTGAGTTTCAAGCGCTTTCTCGGGCTGAAATCGAGTGACAAGGTTCCCGATGCCAAAACCATCTGGCATTTCCGTGAAACCCTGATCCGGGAAGGGCTCATCGAGGCACTGTTTGCACGCTTCAATCAAGCCCTTGACGACCAGTGCATCTTTGCAAACACGGGTCAGATTGTTGATGCCAGTTTCGTTGAAGTACCCCGTCAGCGCAACAGTCGTGATGAAAACCAGCAGATCAAGCAGGGCCAGACCCCTGAGGCTTGGAAAGCTAATCCCAACAAGCTTCATCAAAAAGACCGTGACGCCCGTTGGGCCAAGAAAAACAAGATGAACTTCTACGGCTACAAGAACCATATCAAGGTTGATAAAGGAACCAAGCTTATCAGCGACTACACGGTAACCGATGCGTCAGTCCATGACTCCCAGGAACTCGAGACGCTTCTCGATCAAACTGATGCTGGACAGCCGCTGTACGCTGACGCAGCCTCTATCGGCCAGGAAGCAAGCATCGAACAGTGCGGCATGACCAATAACGTCCATGAGAAAGCCAACAAACACCATAAGCTTACCGAGACCCAGAAAGCCTCAAATCAAGAAAAAACTCGTCATCGTGCCCGAGTGGAGCATATCTTCGGTTTTCTGACCAATTCGATGAAAGCCATGTACATCAGAACCATCGGCTACGATAGGGCAACGGCAAAGATTGGCTTGGCCAATCTGACCTACAACATGATGCGTTGTGTGCAGCTCAACAAAAAGGTTTACAACGTGTTTCTCTGGGGATAA
- a CDS encoding IS630 family transposase, whose protein sequence is MEKIDIRKVSDRERALLRNQVIRLRKQGKGNNEVAELLGLSPETTSRWWQRYQREGQSMLAEPKRGRKHGEQRSLNPEQEKKIQKMIVDHYPEQLKLPFALWDRQAIQLLILQQFGINMPIRTVGHYLSRWGYTPQRPIRKAYEQRPAEVERWMQESYPAIKAKAKTENAEIYWADETGIATNGNLVRGYAPAGKTPELRLNARKEHISMISAINNQGKLRFMLYEDAMNSKRLIEFMKRLVKDAGRKVILILDNLKVHHSKPVKEWLGKHTEKIEVFYLPSYSPELNPDEYLNNDLKHAVHVNYGGVARSKAAIHDKTISHMRHLQKSPCKVEKLFDHPNVRYAKN, encoded by the coding sequence ATGGAAAAAATCGATATTAGAAAAGTCTCTGACCGGGAGCGCGCTTTATTGCGCAACCAGGTGATTCGCTTGCGAAAGCAAGGCAAAGGCAACAATGAAGTTGCCGAACTCTTGGGGTTGTCCCCTGAAACAACGAGTCGTTGGTGGCAACGATACCAGCGAGAAGGCCAGTCCATGCTTGCGGAGCCAAAACGGGGTCGAAAACATGGAGAACAAAGGAGTCTGAATCCTGAACAGGAAAAGAAGATTCAGAAAATGATTGTCGATCATTACCCTGAACAACTGAAACTGCCATTCGCGCTTTGGGATCGTCAGGCAATCCAACTCCTGATTCTTCAGCAGTTTGGCATCAACATGCCGATTCGCACGGTTGGCCACTACCTGTCACGCTGGGGCTATACACCGCAACGTCCGATCAGGAAAGCCTATGAACAGCGTCCAGCCGAAGTCGAGCGCTGGATGCAGGAGTCCTATCCAGCCATCAAAGCGAAGGCAAAGACTGAAAATGCCGAGATTTACTGGGCTGACGAGACCGGCATCGCAACCAATGGCAACCTGGTCAGAGGCTATGCTCCTGCCGGAAAAACGCCTGAGTTACGACTGAATGCGCGCAAGGAGCACATCAGCATGATTTCAGCGATCAACAACCAGGGCAAGCTTCGTTTCATGCTCTATGAAGATGCCATGAACAGCAAACGACTCATCGAGTTCATGAAGCGTCTGGTCAAGGATGCAGGCCGAAAAGTGATCCTCATTCTGGACAATCTGAAAGTGCATCACAGCAAACCGGTCAAAGAGTGGCTGGGAAAGCATACGGAAAAGATCGAGGTGTTTTATTTACCGTCCTACTCACCGGAATTGAATCCAGACGAATATCTGAACAACGATTTGAAACACGCCGTGCATGTCAATTATGGTGGAGTAGCCCGATCAAAAGCGGCAATTCACGACAAGACGATTTCGCATATGAGACATCTTCAGAAAAGTCCTTGCAAAGTCGAAAAACTGTTTGATCATCCCAATGTTCGCTATGCCAAAAATTGA
- a CDS encoding sigma 54-interacting transcriptional regulator has protein sequence MLIAQEQEQSSISLLAEVSRTVNNEEDISKVLRLVLFILSEHMNMLRGMVTILNRTTGEMVINESFGLSDEQRQLGRYKVGEGIIGQVVKTGKPTVVPRIDEEPLFLDRTRSRSKENKEELCFICVPIKAGNEVIGTLSADRRIPIPAESANTNLRRKSDRVDILQYYVDLLSIIAAMISQAVRLKQLDDEELIDGVLVRAERTAPSSFQLIDGDADDELPEAERPANIIGNAKPMLSLFRMIDKIAKTSATALILGESGVGKELVANAIHFKSMRNGKPFIKFNCAALPESIVESELFGHERGAFTGASAQRRGRFELADGGTIFLDEVGELSLPIQAKLLRIIQEKEFERLGGSKTVKTDVRIIAATNRNLEEQIREGSFREDLFYRLNIFPITVPPLRERKTDILLLADYFVEKFNTANHKGIRRISTTAIDMLMRYHWPGNVRELQNCIERAVILSEDNVIHGYHLPPSLQTAESSGTPYTGDLQQKLDAIEKEMIIEALKRTKGNMTKAATQLGLSDRIMGLRMKKFNIDYRKFRA, from the coding sequence ATGCTCATAGCCCAGGAACAGGAACAGAGCAGCATCAGTCTTCTTGCCGAAGTCAGCAGGACGGTCAACAACGAGGAGGACATCAGCAAGGTGCTCCGGCTGGTACTTTTCATCTTGTCGGAACATATGAACATGCTCAGGGGCATGGTCACGATCCTCAACCGCACCACCGGCGAGATGGTCATCAACGAGTCGTTCGGCCTGAGCGATGAACAGCGCCAGCTCGGACGCTACAAAGTGGGCGAAGGAATCATCGGCCAGGTGGTCAAAACGGGAAAGCCGACGGTCGTGCCGCGCATCGACGAAGAGCCGCTCTTTCTCGACCGCACCCGATCGAGATCGAAGGAGAACAAGGAGGAGCTGTGCTTCATCTGCGTGCCGATCAAGGCGGGCAACGAGGTGATCGGCACCCTGAGCGCGGACCGGCGGATTCCCATTCCCGCCGAAAGCGCCAACACCAATCTCCGGCGTAAAAGCGACCGGGTTGATATTCTGCAATACTACGTCGATCTACTCTCCATCATCGCCGCGATGATCTCGCAGGCAGTGCGCCTCAAGCAGCTCGACGACGAGGAGCTCATCGACGGCGTGCTCGTACGGGCGGAGCGCACGGCGCCATCGAGCTTTCAGCTCATCGATGGCGATGCGGACGACGAGCTGCCCGAGGCGGAGCGGCCCGCGAACATCATCGGCAACGCCAAGCCGATGCTTTCGCTTTTCCGGATGATCGACAAGATCGCCAAAACCAGCGCTACCGCGCTGATTCTCGGCGAGAGCGGCGTCGGCAAAGAGCTGGTGGCCAACGCGATTCACTTCAAGAGCATGAGGAACGGCAAGCCATTCATCAAGTTCAACTGCGCGGCGCTGCCGGAGAGCATCGTCGAAAGCGAGCTGTTCGGCCACGAGCGCGGCGCCTTCACCGGCGCGAGTGCGCAGCGCCGCGGACGCTTCGAGCTGGCCGACGGCGGCACGATCTTTCTCGATGAGGTAGGCGAACTGAGCCTGCCGATCCAGGCCAAGCTGCTCAGGATCATCCAGGAGAAGGAGTTCGAGCGACTCGGCGGGTCGAAAACCGTCAAAACCGACGTGCGCATCATCGCCGCCACCAACCGGAACCTCGAAGAGCAGATTCGCGAGGGGAGCTTCCGCGAAGACTTGTTCTACCGGCTCAACATTTTTCCGATCACCGTGCCGCCACTTCGCGAACGCAAGACCGACATTCTCTTGCTGGCGGATTACTTCGTGGAGAAGTTCAACACGGCCAACCACAAAGGCATTCGCCGGATTTCGACCACGGCCATCGACATGCTGATGCGCTACCACTGGCCCGGTAACGTGCGCGAGTTGCAGAACTGCATCGAGCGGGCGGTGATTCTGAGCGAGGACAATGTCATCCACGGCTACCACCTCCCGCCCTCGCTCCAGACGGCGGAGTCAAGCGGCACGCCCTACACCGGCGACTTGCAGCAGAAGCTCGACGCGATTGAAAAGGAGATGATCATCGAAGCGCTCAAACGCACCAAAGGCAACATGACCAAAGCCGCTACCCAACTCGGCCTGTCGGACAGGATCATGGGGCTGAGGATGAAGAAATTCAACATCGACTACCGCAAGTTCCGGGCGTGA
- the nifV gene encoding homocitrate synthase: protein MSAKTETRAGMIRKPWIIDTTLRDGEQAPGVVFSPREKKRIAQLLAETGVDEIEVGYPAISQAERDVIREIAAMNLPVRLTAWARASMADIELAASCGTEAVHISFPASQLYLELMHKEEGWIQEQLDTLLSKARELFDFVSVGGQDATRSSIDFLRRFMLDAEAAGAERFRIADTVGIATPVSVMNLGAALRECSPLPLEFHAHNDLGMATANAFTALNAGFEAVSVSVTGLGERAGNAALEELAMALAMSGGFESRLDTTTLSRLCDAVASASGRAIQEQKPVVGRSAFQHESGIHCAALLQDPLSYQPFLPSQVGRNDFEMVIGKHSGTAAVIAHFNRRGVSVSKEEARELLDTIRSHSDRLKRALRAEEIDAIRERNSVKHA from the coding sequence ATGTCGGCCAAGACTGAAACCAGAGCCGGAATGATCCGCAAGCCGTGGATCATCGATACGACCCTCCGGGATGGAGAGCAGGCCCCCGGCGTGGTGTTCAGCCCGCGCGAAAAAAAGCGCATCGCGCAACTCCTTGCCGAAACGGGCGTCGATGAGATCGAGGTGGGCTACCCGGCCATCAGCCAGGCGGAGCGTGACGTGATTCGAGAGATCGCCGCCATGAATCTGCCGGTGCGGCTCACGGCGTGGGCGCGGGCCAGCATGGCGGACATCGAGCTGGCCGCGTCGTGCGGTACCGAAGCGGTGCACATCAGTTTCCCGGCCTCGCAGCTCTATCTGGAGCTGATGCACAAGGAAGAGGGGTGGATTCAGGAGCAGCTCGATACGCTCTTGTCAAAGGCTCGCGAGCTGTTCGATTTCGTCAGTGTCGGCGGGCAGGACGCCACGAGAAGCAGCATCGATTTTCTCCGGCGCTTCATGCTCGATGCAGAAGCCGCTGGAGCCGAGCGGTTCAGGATCGCCGATACGGTGGGCATCGCCACGCCGGTTTCGGTGATGAACCTCGGCGCGGCGTTGCGCGAGTGCTCGCCGCTGCCGCTCGAATTCCACGCGCACAACGATCTCGGCATGGCGACGGCCAACGCTTTTACGGCGCTGAACGCGGGGTTCGAGGCGGTCAGCGTGTCGGTGACGGGTCTCGGCGAGCGCGCGGGCAACGCGGCGCTCGAAGAGCTGGCGATGGCGCTCGCCATGAGCGGCGGCTTCGAGAGCCGTCTCGACACAACGACGCTCTCGCGGCTGTGCGACGCCGTGGCGTCCGCCTCCGGGCGAGCGATCCAGGAACAGAAGCCGGTGGTCGGGCGCTCGGCCTTCCAGCACGAATCGGGTATCCATTGCGCCGCGCTGTTGCAGGATCCGCTCTCCTACCAGCCGTTTCTGCCGTCACAGGTGGGGCGCAACGATTTCGAAATGGTGATCGGAAAGCACTCGGGCACGGCGGCGGTCATCGCCCATTTCAACCGGCGCGGCGTCTCGGTTTCGAAAGAGGAGGCCCGCGAACTGCTCGACACGATCCGCAGCCACTCCGACCGGCTCAAGCGGGCGCTCCGGGCCGAGGAGATCGACGCGATCCGCGAAAGAAACTCTGTCAAACACGCTTAA
- the hpt gene encoding hypoxanthine phosphoribosyltransferase gives MTTEGLTVLIPAEKIAARVAELGAEISRDLADIDELTVVCVLKGGFIFTADLVRHLSIPCRIEFIRASSYGTHRASTGKVMLDHHHDPHVEGKHVLLVEDILDTGLTVTRILEELRTHNPASLRVCTLLDKPSARTTPVKADYTGFTIPDVYVVGYGLDAAGKHRELPYVASLNA, from the coding sequence ATGACTACAGAAGGACTTACGGTACTGATTCCGGCGGAGAAAATTGCGGCGCGAGTAGCTGAACTGGGCGCGGAAATTTCTCGCGATCTCGCTGACATCGACGAACTGACCGTGGTGTGCGTACTGAAGGGAGGATTCATCTTTACCGCCGATCTGGTGCGCCATCTCTCCATTCCCTGCCGCATCGAGTTCATCCGCGCGTCGAGCTACGGCACGCACCGCGCCTCCACCGGCAAGGTGATGCTCGATCATCACCACGATCCGCATGTCGAAGGCAAACATGTGCTGCTCGTCGAAGACATCCTCGATACCGGGCTGACCGTCACCCGTATCCTCGAAGAGCTGCGTACGCACAATCCCGCATCGCTGCGCGTCTGCACCCTGCTCGACAAACCTTCGGCGCGCACCACGCCCGTCAAGGCGGACTACACCGGATTCACCATTCCGGATGTGTACGTCGTGGGTTACGGACTCGATGCCGCCGGAAAGCATCGCGAGCTGCCGTATGTCGCCTCGCTGAACGCCTGA
- a CDS encoding Fic family protein, with amino-acid sequence MYQLALRNIDARNAGRYRTQNVMISGAEHRPPDYLSVPQEMEAFGSCSAIDCQHLHPVEHAARLHADFGVK; translated from the coding sequence TTGTATCAGCTCGCGCTCAGGAATATCGATGCTCGGAATGCCGGGCGATACCGGACGCAGAATGTCATGATCTCCGGCGCGGAACATCGCCCGCCAGATTACCTGAGCGTGCCGCAGGAGATGGAGGCGTTTGGCAGCTGTAGCGCCATCGACTGCCAGCACCTCCATCCGGTCGAACACGCCGCGAGGCTTCATGCGGATTTCGGAGTTAAATAA
- the mdh gene encoding malate dehydrogenase, with product MKITVIGAGNVGATTAFRLAEKQLARELVLLDVVEGIPQGKALDMYESGPVGLFDTKVTGSNDYADTANSDIVVITAGLPRKPGMSREDLLMMNAGIVREVTRRIMEHSKNPIIVVVSNPLDIMTFVAWKQSGLPKERVIGMAGVLDSARFRSFIAMELGVSMQDVTACVLGGHGDAMVPVVKYTTVAGIPIADLIPADRIAELVERTRTGGAEIVNYLKQGSAFYAPAASVVEMVESIVLDRKRVLTCAVSLDGEYGIDGTFVGVPVKLGKNGVEQVYEIKLDQSDLDLLQKSAVIVDDNCKMLEAPFT from the coding sequence ATGAAAATCACCGTTATTGGCGCAGGCAACGTTGGGGCAACCACGGCTTTCCGTCTTGCAGAAAAACAGCTTGCAAGGGAGCTCGTGCTGCTCGATGTCGTCGAAGGCATACCCCAGGGCAAAGCGCTTGACATGTACGAGAGCGGCCCGGTCGGGCTGTTCGATACGAAGGTCACCGGTTCGAACGACTATGCCGACACCGCGAATTCCGACATCGTCGTTATCACGGCAGGCCTGCCGAGAAAGCCCGGCATGAGCCGCGAAGACCTGCTCATGATGAATGCGGGCATCGTGCGCGAAGTGACCCGCCGGATCATGGAACACTCGAAAAATCCGATCATCGTGGTGGTTTCCAATCCGCTTGATATCATGACCTTCGTCGCCTGGAAGCAGAGCGGCCTGCCGAAGGAGCGAGTCATCGGCATGGCCGGCGTGCTCGATTCGGCGCGCTTCCGCTCTTTCATCGCCATGGAGCTTGGTGTCTCGATGCAGGATGTCACCGCCTGCGTGCTCGGCGGCCACGGCGACGCGATGGTGCCGGTGGTCAAATACACCACGGTGGCGGGCATTCCCATTGCCGACCTCATTCCCGCCGACAGGATCGCGGAGCTGGTCGAGCGCACCCGCACCGGCGGCGCGGAGATCGTCAACTACCTCAAGCAGGGTTCGGCCTTCTACGCTCCGGCAGCATCGGTGGTGGAGATGGTCGAGTCCATCGTGCTCGATCGCAAGCGCGTGCTGACCTGCGCCGTGAGCCTCGACGGCGAGTACGGCATCGACGGCACCTTCGTCGGCGTCCCGGTCAAGCTCGGCAAAAACGGCGTGGAACAGGTTTACGAAATCAAGCTCGACCAGTCTGATCTCGACCTGCTCCAGAAGTCAGCAGTAATCGTCGATGACAACTGCAAAATGCTCGAGGCTCCTTTCACCTGA
- the rpmA gene encoding 50S ribosomal protein L27: MKKGGGSTKNGRDSNPKYLGVKAAGGSTVNAGTIILRQRGTAIKPGDNAGLGRDHTIFALVDGTVHFRNGRNNKKQVDIIPS; the protein is encoded by the coding sequence ATAAAAAAAGGCGGCGGATCGACCAAGAACGGCCGCGACAGCAATCCGAAATACCTCGGCGTGAAAGCCGCTGGAGGCTCCACTGTCAACGCGGGAACCATCATTCTCCGTCAGCGTGGCACGGCCATCAAGCCGGGCGACAACGCTGGTCTCGGCAGGGATCACACCATTTTCGCCCTCGTCGATGGCACCGTTCACTTCAGGAACGGCCGCAACAACAAAAAACAGGTCGATATCATCCCCTCCTGA
- the rplU gene encoding 50S ribosomal protein L21, which yields MQALIEISDKQYLVQAGDRIFVPRQKAAAGDVIEVKTLMQVNQADSALKAGTATVKVLDHVRDETIIVFRKNRRKRFQKRNGHRQHMTQVEVLSL from the coding sequence ATGCAGGCGCTGATCGAGATTTCCGACAAACAGTATCTGGTACAAGCGGGCGACAGGATTTTTGTCCCCAGGCAGAAGGCCGCCGCAGGCGACGTTATCGAAGTGAAGACTCTCATGCAGGTCAATCAGGCGGATTCAGCCTTGAAAGCAGGCACCGCGACGGTCAAGGTTCTTGACCACGTCCGGGACGAGACCATCATCGTCTTCAGGAAAAACCGCCGCAAGCGTTTCCAGAAAAGAAACGGGCACCGCCAGCACATGACCCAGGTCGAAGTGCTGTCGCTCTGA
- the mutS gene encoding DNA mismatch repair protein MutS, translating to MAKEAQARNKEATPMMRQYLDVKERYPGYLLLFRVGDFYETFFDDAVAVSAALNIVLTRRSNGSSAEIPLAGFPHHASEGYIAKLVMKGFKVAVCDQVEDPALAKGIVRREITDIVTPDITYSDKILDDRHNNYLCAVAPVKRGREHLAGVAFVDVTTAEFRMTELPLGELKDFLQSLRPSEILISSRDKELRDSLAKNLFTGALFTVLDEWMFTDEQATRVLENHFKTHSLKGFGIEGYEAGRIAAGAILQYLEEAKQGSLKYLVRIGLVESGESMTLDIQTRRNLEIISSMQDGSLNGSLLEVLDRTRNPMGARLLRRWLLHPLRKLEPVVQRHDAVGELLELSEVREAIRGTLGGIIDLERALARIATSRAMPREVRQLGSSFALVPQLRELLAPCKAHRLRELAIRLEALPELVATIERALDPDATGAVRDGGYIRSGYHEELDELRAISSGARDRLLDIQQEERRKTSISTLKVQYNKVFGYYIEVSRANSDKVPEYYEKKQTLVNAERYTIPSLKEYEEKILTAEEKSLLLEHRLFQELCASVAEEAASIQTTAAALAELDCLACFASCADEYQYCRPAVNEGTELVITAGRHPVLERILGADEPYVSNDCRVGASQQLLIITGPNMAGKSSYLRQAGLIVLLAQIGSFVPAEKAEIGLVDRIFTRVGASDNLTSGESTFLVEMNEASSILNNATERSLLLLDEIGRGTSTFDGMSIAWSMCEFIHDQLRARTLFATHYHELAELESRFERIANFNATVVETADTVIFLRKIVRGASDNSYGIEVAKMAGMPPEVISRAKEILAGMERREVEVPVQRQTASPIMARQISLFEEEESRLRKAISGIDLNRLTPLDALMELKRLQEIALGKGAN from the coding sequence ATGGCCAAAGAGGCGCAAGCCCGCAACAAAGAGGCGACACCGATGATGCGCCAGTATCTCGATGTCAAGGAGCGTTATCCCGGCTATCTGCTGCTTTTCCGAGTGGGCGATTTCTACGAAACCTTTTTTGACGACGCCGTCGCGGTTTCGGCGGCGCTGAACATCGTGCTGACGCGACGCTCGAACGGCAGTTCGGCGGAGATTCCGCTGGCCGGATTTCCGCATCACGCCAGCGAGGGGTATATCGCCAAGCTCGTGATGAAGGGGTTCAAGGTGGCGGTGTGCGACCAGGTCGAAGATCCGGCGCTCGCCAAGGGGATTGTCCGCCGCGAAATCACCGACATCGTCACGCCGGATATCACCTACAGCGACAAGATTCTCGACGACCGCCACAACAACTACCTCTGCGCCGTCGCGCCGGTGAAACGGGGGCGCGAGCATCTGGCGGGCGTGGCGTTTGTGGATGTGACCACCGCCGAGTTCCGCATGACCGAACTGCCGCTCGGTGAGCTGAAGGATTTCCTCCAGTCGCTCCGTCCCTCCGAAATCCTGATCTCGTCGCGCGACAAGGAGCTTCGCGATTCGCTCGCCAAAAATCTTTTCACCGGCGCGCTCTTTACGGTGCTCGACGAGTGGATGTTCACCGACGAGCAGGCGACGCGGGTGCTCGAAAACCACTTCAAGACCCATTCGCTCAAGGGATTCGGCATCGAAGGGTACGAAGCTGGCCGGATCGCGGCGGGAGCTATCCTGCAATATCTCGAAGAGGCGAAGCAGGGAAGTCTGAAGTATCTCGTGCGGATCGGCCTGGTCGAGAGCGGCGAGAGCATGACGCTCGACATCCAGACCCGCCGGAACCTCGAAATCATCTCTTCGATGCAGGATGGTTCGCTCAACGGCAGCCTGCTTGAAGTGCTCGACCGCACGCGGAACCCGATGGGGGCGCGGCTTCTGAGGCGCTGGCTGCTCCATCCGCTCCGGAAACTGGAGCCGGTCGTGCAGCGGCACGATGCGGTCGGGGAGCTGCTGGAGTTGTCCGAGGTTCGCGAGGCGATTCGCGGGACGCTCGGCGGCATTATCGATCTCGAGCGGGCGCTGGCCCGCATCGCAACCTCGCGGGCGATGCCGAGGGAGGTGCGCCAGCTCGGCTCGTCGTTCGCGCTCGTCCCGCAGCTCAGGGAGCTGCTCGCGCCGTGCAAGGCGCATCGCCTGCGTGAACTCGCTATCAGGCTCGAAGCGCTGCCGGAGCTTGTCGCCACCATCGAACGGGCGCTCGATCCCGACGCGACCGGCGCGGTGCGCGACGGCGGCTACATCCGTTCCGGCTACCACGAGGAGCTGGACGAGCTGCGGGCGATCTCGTCGGGGGCGCGCGACCGGTTGCTCGACATCCAGCAGGAGGAGCGGCGCAAGACCTCGATTTCGACCCTCAAGGTGCAGTACAACAAGGTGTTCGGCTACTACATCGAGGTGAGCCGCGCCAACAGCGACAAGGTGCCGGAGTACTACGAGAAGAAGCAGACGCTCGTCAACGCCGAACGCTACACGATTCCGTCTCTGAAGGAGTACGAGGAGAAGATTCTGACCGCCGAGGAGAAGAGCCTCCTGCTCGAACATCGCTTGTTCCAGGAGCTGTGCGCCTCGGTCGCCGAAGAGGCGGCCTCGATCCAGACGACCGCCGCCGCGCTGGCCGAACTCGACTGCCTCGCCTGCTTCGCGAGCTGCGCCGACGAGTATCAGTATTGCCGTCCGGCAGTGAACGAAGGCACGGAGCTTGTGATCACGGCAGGCCGCCATCCGGTGCTCGAACGCATTCTCGGCGCGGACGAGCCGTACGTGTCGAACGACTGCCGCGTCGGCGCGAGCCAGCAACTGCTCATCATCACCGGCCCGAACATGGCCGGTAAAAGCTCGTACCTCCGGCAGGCGGGCCTCATCGTGCTACTGGCGCAGATTGGCAGCTTCGTGCCCGCCGAAAAAGCGGAGATCGGCCTCGTTGACCGCATTTTCACCCGCGTCGGCGCGTCGGACAATCTCACCTCTGGCGAGAGCACCTTCCTCGTCGAGATGAACGAGGCGTCGAGCATCCTCAACAACGCCACCGAACGGAGCCTGCTTCTGCTCGACGAGATCGGGCGCGGCACGAGCACCTTCGACGGCATGTCCATCGCCTGGTCGATGTGCGAGTTCATCCACGATCAGCTCCGCGCCCGCACTCTCTTTGCGACGCACTACCACGAGCTGGCCGAGCTGGAGTCGCGCTTCGAGCGGATCGCCAACTTCAATGCAACGGTGGTCGAGACCGCCGATACGGTGATCTTCTTGCGCAAGATCGTGCGCGGCGCGTCGGACAACAGCTACGGCATCGAGGTGGCCAAAATGGCCGGAATGCCCCCGGAGGTGATTTCGCGGGCAAAAGAGATTCTCGCCGGAATGGAGAGGCGCGAGGTCGAGGTTCCGGTGCAGCGGCAGACCGCGTCGCCGATCATGGCGCGGCAGATTTCGCTCTTCGAGGAGGAGGAGAGCCGACTGCGCAAAGCGATTTCGGGGATCGACCTCAACCGTCTCACGCCGCTCGACGCCCTCATGGAGCTGAAGCGGCTTCAGGAGATCGCGCTCGGCAAAGGAGCGAATTGA